The Zhihengliuella sp. ISTPL4 genomic interval CGTCCGGCGCTGGCGACCGTGATCGTCTTCCGCTTCGTGCCGGTCTGGAACGATTTCTTTTACCCGCTGATCCTGCTGCGCGACCGCGACTCCTACACGCTCCCGGTGGGCCTGACCCGCTTCTTCGGCGAGTACTCGACCGATTGGCCGCAGTTGTTCGCCGGACTCACGATCGCCACCATCCCGCTCGTGGTCCTGTTCCTGCTGGCGACGAAGCAGATCATCAACGGCCTCACCTCCGGCATGAGCAAGTGACGGTCGCGGACGGATCATGGTGAACGGAGCGCCGGGCTCGGCGTGGGCGTCGGTGCGTGCGGTCGCCGGGGGAGCGGAAGAGCTGCAGCTCCTCGGGTCGCCGGCGCACGACGATCCCGCTCCGCTCACCGCCGCGCACCTTTTCGATCTCGCGTCGCTGACGAAGGTCTTCACCGCGGTCTCCGCCCTCCGCCTCGTCGACGCGGGCGCGGTCGACCTGGACGAGCCGGTGGGCGGCGTCCTCGCCGTGGGCGGAGGGGACGGAGCCGAGCGGATCACCCTCCGACACCTCCTCACCCACACCTCCGGGCTGCCGGCGGAGGGGCGGGAATGGCGGGCCGGCGTACGCGGGGATGAGTTGCGCGCCCGTGTGCTGGTTCGTCCGCTCGGCGCGGAACCGGGCACCCGCCACCTCTACTCCGACGTCGGATACATCGCGGCGGGGGAGTACGTGGAACGAGCTTCCGGGCGTCCGCTCGCGGAGCTGTGGGCGGAGGTGGCCGCAGAGATCGGCGCGGAGTCGCTCACCGCGGCTCCGGAGCGGAGCCGCAGCGTCGCGACCGAGACCCAGCCGCATCGCGGAGACGTGCGCGGTGAGGTGCACGACGAGCTCGCCCATGCGCTCGGCCGTCCCGCCGGCCACGCGGGACTGTTCGGCACGGTGGGGGATGTCGCCGCTCTCGCCCGGCTTCTCCGCGACGAGGGCGAAGGACCGCAGGGGCGAGTGCTGTCGCGGGAGTCGTTCCGCGGGATGACGACCCCGTCGATCCGCGCCGATGCCGGCTACGGGCAGGCGATCGGGCTGCGCGTGCGCGATGCGGCGTGGATGGGTGACCTCGATGCGGTCGGCCACACCGGCTTCACCGGTACGTGCTTCGCTGTCGTCCCCGGGACGGGCGCTTACGGCGTGCTGCTCCTCAACCGCGTGCATCCCACTCGCGAGGACACCGACGTCGCCGCCGTCCGCCGAGCTTTCTTCGCCCCCCTCGCCCCCTGACCCCCGCACCCGACCCGCCCCGCACCGAGAACCTCTCCCGGTGGAAGTGCAGAAACGTGCCTGGGGCGCGAGCGGGAGGCGCGTTTTCGATACCGGGATCCGGGGGCCGACGGACGAGCGGGGGTGGGCGAAAGAGGCGCGGTTCTGATCCCGCCACGGGGAGCGGACGCGGCTCAGTCCGTGCGGAGGGGGCGAAGGGTGCGGGCGTAGTCCTCCTTGAGTACCGCGAGATGCAGCCACGCCTCGATGCGGGTCACGCCGGGCAGCGCGCGCAGCCGCTCGAGGCTCGCGTACAGGGCTCCGGCCGAGGGCTCCACCAGGGTCGCGACGGCGTCGAACCGCCCGAGGGTTCGGGCCGCGAAGTCGACGCCACGACCCCGCCGCAGTTCGTCGATCACGGCCTCGTCATCGTCGCCGAGCGTCATGCCGACGCCCATCGAGAGCTGCCGATGCGCGAGTCCCCTGGCCTCCACGGCGCTGATCTTGATGACGCCGGCGTCGATGAGCCGCTGCACCCGCGTGGCGACCGCGCTGGGGGAGAGCCGCACCTCCTCACCGAGCGCGCGGAAGCTCATCCGTCCGTCGGACTGCAGGTGCTCGATGAGGGCTTCGTCGATGCCGTCGAGGGTCACGCCGCCGTGGTACTCCGAGACGAAGAAGCCCTTGATCACGGTCGAGTAGATGATCGTGTTGATGTCGAGCACCCCGGCGCTCCCGCGGATGCGCGCGAGCAGATCATGCAGCTCCGACATCGAGCCCACCCGCACCTCCGTCACGATGTCGTGGGCGCCGCCCACCGCCGACACCAGCACGGTCTCGGACATGTCGCGCAGGTGCTCGGCGACCACCTCGACGGCGCCGTCGGTCCGGATGGAGACGTGCGCGAGGACGTGCTGGCCGAGGAACACGGGGTCGACGGCCGCGACCACCCGCACGGTGCGGTCGCTGAGCAGCGAGCGCAGGCGTGCCGCCACGACGGCGCGGGACTGGCCGACGCGCTCGGCGAGGGAGAGGATGCTGGCGCGTCCGTCTTCCTGCAGCGCCCGGATGAGTTCCGCGTCGAAGTCCATGTCCCGTCCGATTCCGTCGATTTCCCCGCAGTGCGCGGTCGTCCCCGCAGAACCTCAGCGTAGAGCGCCGTTCGGCCGAGCGGAAGGCCCGGTGTGCGCGATGCGTCCGACACAACTCCAGTGAATGTCGCCTATCGCTGGAGTTCTGCCCTTGCTCACGGTGCCCCACGTCCGTAGCATCCTTCGCTATCCGACACCATCCGCGAAGGAGCGGGTCCATGACCACTACCCCCACCCCCCGAAGCGGCGTCCACAGCCGCGCACGCCGCGCCGGCTTCGCCGCCTTCGTCGGCACCACCATCGAGTGGTACGACTTCTACGTCTACGCCACGGCCGCCGCCCTCGTCTTCGGCCCGCTCTTCTTCCCGAGCGACGACCCCCTGGCCGAGACCGCCGCGGCCTTCGCGACATTCGCGGTCGCCTTCCTCGTCCGCCCCCTCGGCGGCATCGTCTTCGGCCACATCGGCGACAAGCTCGGCCGCCGTGTCTCGCTCGTCATCACGCTGCTGCTGATGGGGGCCGCGACCGTCCTCGTCGGCTGCCTGCCCACCTACGAGAACATCGGCATCCTCGCGCCGATCCTCCTCATCCTGCTCCGCGCCGTCCAGGGTCTCGCGGTCGGCGGTGAATGGGGCGGCGCCGTGCTCATGAGCGTCGAGCACGCTCCGGAGAAGTCGAAGACCTTCTACGGCGGTTTCACGCAGCTCGGCAACCCGGCCGGCGCCCTGCTCGCCTCCGGCATCTTCGCGATCATGGCGCGCGGCGGTGACACCTTCATCATCGACGGCGGCTGGCGCATTCCGTTCCTGCTGTCGATCGTCCTGATCGGCGTCGGCCTCTGGGTCCGGTATCGCGTCGAGGAGTCGCCGGTCTTCGAGGAGAAGATCGAGGGCCGCAAGCAGTCCATGCCGCTCGCCTTCGCCCTCCGCGTCAACTGGAAGCCGATCCTCCTCGGCATCGGCATCCTGCCGATCTCCACCGGCGGCTACTACCTGGCCACCACCTTCGCCACGGCCTACGCGACGGGCGAGCCCCTCGCGATCAGCGAGCAGGTCATCCTCGACGCGATGACACTGGCCTCCTTCGTGGAGTTCGTCGTGACCCTGCCGGTCGCCTGGCTGGGCGACAAGTGGGGCCGGAAGAACGTGATGTACATCGGCCTCATCACCTCGGTGCTGACCTTCGCCCCATTCCTGTTGCTGATGCCCGGACGCGTGGAGCCGCTGATCTTCCTCTTCGCCTCGCTCGTGCGCATCGCGATGAGCGCGACGTACGCCCCGATCGCGGCGATCCTCGCGCAGATGTTCCGTCCGCAGGCCCGCTACACGTCGATCGCGCTGTCCTACGGCGTCGGCGCCGCGATCTGGGCCGGGTTCTCGCCCTGGTTCGCGACCCAGCTCATCGCCTGGACCGGCAGCGTCTGGTCGGTCATCGCGATGTTCGTCGGCATGGCCGTCATCGCCGGAATCTGCACGCGTCTCGCGCCGCAGCACTCCGACGAGGCGCCGGTCACCGCGTCGTTCACCGCCCGGACCGACACCACGGCGAACCGCCTGCCCTGACCGGCACCCTTCCCCCGCACGACACCACCGCGAACAGGCATCATGAGAAAGCTCACCCCCTTCGACCGCTCGGCCCAGGCCGCTCCCGTCCTCGTCACCGCGCGAGCCATCCACACGGCGGACGCGGCGGACACCACCGTCACCGCGATGCTGACCGACCGGGGGCGCATCGTCGCCCTCGGCACGGCGGCGGAGTGCGAGGACGTGGCGGCGAGGGCCGGCCTCTCCCCGGAACGCGTCGACCTGGGCGAGGCGGTCGTCGTGCCCGGCTTCGTGGACGCGCACGCGCATCCGCTGATGTTCGGGCAGATGATGACCTGGGTGGACTGCGGCCCCGAGAAGGCGGGGAGCATCCCGGAGATCGTGGCGCTGCTGAAGGCCGCGGCCGCCGAGCTCCCCGCCGGGCGCCCGGTGCGCGGCTACGGCTACGAGCAGCGGAACCTCGCCGAGAAGCGGCACCCCACCCGCTTCGAGCTCGACGAGGTGGCCGCCGACCGCGAGGTGTACCTCATGAACGCCTCCGGCCACGGCGGCGTGGTGAACTCGTACACGCTCGACCTCAACGGCGTGGACCGGGACACCCCGAACCCGGACGGCGGCGAGTTCTTCCGCGACGCCGACGGCGAGCTCACCGGCGAACTGTCCGATGCGGCGTGCAACATCCTCACCGGCGTCCACGGGGTGAAGATCGGCCACCACGGTCCGAACTTCCACCTCGCGGACGAGCCGGAGGAGCACCTGCGCCAGCTCGACGCGGCGACGCAACGGTTCCTCGCGGGCGGGGTCACCTCAATCGGCGACTGCCAGGTCACGCGGCGCGAGTTCGACATGTATCTGCGGCTGGCGGAGGCGGGACGGCTGGAACTGCGCGTGTCGATGTACCTGCTGTCGCACCTGCTCGACGAGGCGCTGGAGATGGGGCTCGTCGGGCAGTTCGGCAATGCGCACCTGAGCTTCGCCGGTATCAAGTTCTACGCCGACGGCACCCTCGGCGGTTGGACGGCGTACTTCCCGGACGGCTACGTCGGCGACCCCTGTCGCACCGGCCAGCTCTACCACGAGCCCGCCGACTACGCCGAGCTCATCCGCAAGGCGCACGCCGCCGGACTCCAGACCGCGACCCACGCCCAGTCGCCCACCGCGATCGAGATGGTCGTGTCGGCGATCGAGGCCGCCCTGGCGGAGCGTCCGGATGCGGACGCCCGGCACCGCATCGAGCACTGCGGTCTGCCGACGCCCGCGCAGATCGAGCGGATGGCGGCCGCCGGCATCCGTCCCGTGAACCAGACGCAGCACTACTTCAACTGGGGCGAGGGCGTGGAGGAGGCCATCGGCACCCCCGGCGAGCGCTTCAACCCCCTCGGGGAGTTCGAGCGCGCCGGCGTGCCGATGACGATCTCCTCGGACGCCCCGGTCGCCGAGCCGATCCCGCTGGAGGCGATCCAGACCGCGGTCACCCGCGTCACCCGGCGCGGGCACAAGCTCGGCCCGGACGACCTGCGCATCTCCGCGATCGCGGCGCTCCGGGCGCACACGATCGAGGGGGCCGTGTCGATCGGCCGGGAAGACGACCTCGGCTCCCTGGAGCCGGGCAAATACGCTGACTTCGCTGTGCTCTCCGACGACCCGCTCGCGGTGCCGGCCGAGGAGATCGCGGCGATCGAGGTCCGTGAGACCTGGGTCGACGGCGTCCGTCGGCACGCGATGTGAGGATGGCACGATGAGCACCGACACCACCGGAGACGACCGGTACGCCGACACCGCGGGCCGCGCAGTCCTGGAGACCATCCGCGCCTACGGGGTGACCGCGATCTTCGGCATCCCCGGCACGCACAACCTGGAGTTCTACCGGCCCCTCGCCGACCTCGGCATCCGCGCCGTGACGAACCGCCACGAGCAGGGATCGGGGTACGGCGCGGACGGGTGGGCGCAGCAGACCGGGCTGCCCGGCGTGGTGATCACGACCTCCGGCCCTGGGCTGCAGAACGCGATGAGTGCGATCGGCACGGCGTTCTGCGAGTCGCGCCCCCTGATCGTGCTCTCGCCGGGCGTCCCTCTCGGAGCGGAGTTCGCCGACGTCGGCACGCTGCACGAGACCAAGGACGCCACGGCCATGGTCGGTGCGATCGCCGAGTGGTCGCGGCGGGTGTCGACCGCGGCGGAGGCGGTGCACGCTGTGCATGACGCGTTCCACCTCTTCCGCACCGGCCGTCCCCGTCCCGTGCACATCGAGATCCCGCTCGACGTGCTGGAGGCGCCCGCCGGTGTGCCCGCGGAGGACCGGAAGCCGCGGCCGATGCCCGACCGCGTCTCCGGGGATCCGATCGCGCTCGCCGAGGCTGCCCGGCTGCTGTCCGCCGCCCGCCGCCCGGTGATCGTGGCCGGCGGCGGAGCGGTGGATGCCGCGCACCAGATCGCCGCGGTGGCCGAGCGGCTCGGGGCCCCCGTGCTCACCACCCTGAACGGCAAGGCCGTGCTCGACGAGAGGCACCCGCTCTCCCTCGGCTCGAACCTGCGCCTCGCCGCCGCACGGGCTGTGGCTGAAGACGCCGACGTGCTGCTCGTCGTCGGCTCGAAGCTGGGCGAGGCGGAGCTCTGGGCTCCGCGGCTCGAGGCACGCGGCGCCGTGATCCGCGTCGACATCTCGCCGGCGCAGCGCGACAAGAACCTCTCCGCGACGGTCGCTCTCACGGGGGACGCCGCCGCCGTGACCGACGCCCTCCTGCCGCTGCTGCCGGATCCGGCCCTCCCCGCCCGCGACCTCACGGCCGAGCGGGCCGCGATCGAGGCCGAGTCCCGGGAGACAGCAGCGGACACCGTCGCGTTGGCCGAGATCATCGCCGACGCCCTCCCCGCCGGGGCGATCGTCGCGGGCGACTCCTCCCAGATCGTGTACATGGCCTTGGGCAGCGTCCTCCGACAGGAGCAGCCGCACTCGCTCCTCTATACCCCGACCTACGCCACGCTCGGTTACGGCCTCCCCGCCGCGATCGGCGCGGCCGTCGCGCAGACCGAGCGCCCGGTCGTCACCGTCATCGGCGACGGCGCCCTGATGTTCTGCGTGAACGAGCTCGTCACCGCCGTCGAGCAGCGCCTCGACGTCACCGTGGTGTGCATCGACAACGGCGGATACGCGGAGATCCGACAGAACGAGCTCGACCGGGGGATGACCCCGGTCGGTGTCGA includes:
- a CDS encoding MFS transporter; its protein translation is MTTTPTPRSGVHSRARRAGFAAFVGTTIEWYDFYVYATAAALVFGPLFFPSDDPLAETAAAFATFAVAFLVRPLGGIVFGHIGDKLGRRVSLVITLLLMGAATVLVGCLPTYENIGILAPILLILLRAVQGLAVGGEWGGAVLMSVEHAPEKSKTFYGGFTQLGNPAGALLASGIFAIMARGGDTFIIDGGWRIPFLLSIVLIGVGLWVRYRVEESPVFEEKIEGRKQSMPLAFALRVNWKPILLGIGILPISTGGYYLATTFATAYATGEPLAISEQVILDAMTLASFVEFVVTLPVAWLGDKWGRKNVMYIGLITSVLTFAPFLLLMPGRVEPLIFLFASLVRIAMSATYAPIAAILAQMFRPQARYTSIALSYGVGAAIWAGFSPWFATQLIAWTGSVWSVIAMFVGMAVIAGICTRLAPQHSDEAPVTASFTARTDTTANRLP
- a CDS encoding amidohydrolase, with translation MRKLTPFDRSAQAAPVLVTARAIHTADAADTTVTAMLTDRGRIVALGTAAECEDVAARAGLSPERVDLGEAVVVPGFVDAHAHPLMFGQMMTWVDCGPEKAGSIPEIVALLKAAAAELPAGRPVRGYGYEQRNLAEKRHPTRFELDEVAADREVYLMNASGHGGVVNSYTLDLNGVDRDTPNPDGGEFFRDADGELTGELSDAACNILTGVHGVKIGHHGPNFHLADEPEEHLRQLDAATQRFLAGGVTSIGDCQVTRREFDMYLRLAEAGRLELRVSMYLLSHLLDEALEMGLVGQFGNAHLSFAGIKFYADGTLGGWTAYFPDGYVGDPCRTGQLYHEPADYAELIRKAHAAGLQTATHAQSPTAIEMVVSAIEAALAERPDADARHRIEHCGLPTPAQIERMAAAGIRPVNQTQHYFNWGEGVEEAIGTPGERFNPLGEFERAGVPMTISSDAPVAEPIPLEAIQTAVTRVTRRGHKLGPDDLRISAIAALRAHTIEGAVSIGREDDLGSLEPGKYADFAVLSDDPLAVPAEEIAAIEVRETWVDGVRRHAM
- a CDS encoding serine hydrolase domain-containing protein — its product is MVNGAPGSAWASVRAVAGGAEELQLLGSPAHDDPAPLTAAHLFDLASLTKVFTAVSALRLVDAGAVDLDEPVGGVLAVGGGDGAERITLRHLLTHTSGLPAEGREWRAGVRGDELRARVLVRPLGAEPGTRHLYSDVGYIAAGEYVERASGRPLAELWAEVAAEIGAESLTAAPERSRSVATETQPHRGDVRGEVHDELAHALGRPAGHAGLFGTVGDVAALARLLRDEGEGPQGRVLSRESFRGMTTPSIRADAGYGQAIGLRVRDAAWMGDLDAVGHTGFTGTCFAVVPGTGAYGVLLLNRVHPTREDTDVAAVRRAFFAPLAP
- a CDS encoding thiamine pyrophosphate-binding protein, whose product is MSTDTTGDDRYADTAGRAVLETIRAYGVTAIFGIPGTHNLEFYRPLADLGIRAVTNRHEQGSGYGADGWAQQTGLPGVVITTSGPGLQNAMSAIGTAFCESRPLIVLSPGVPLGAEFADVGTLHETKDATAMVGAIAEWSRRVSTAAEAVHAVHDAFHLFRTGRPRPVHIEIPLDVLEAPAGVPAEDRKPRPMPDRVSGDPIALAEAARLLSAARRPVIVAGGGAVDAAHQIAAVAERLGAPVLTTLNGKAVLDERHPLSLGSNLRLAAARAVAEDADVLLVVGSKLGEAELWAPRLEARGAVIRVDISPAQRDKNLSATVALTGDAAAVTDALLPLLPDPALPARDLTAERAAIEAESRETAADTVALAEIIADALPAGAIVAGDSSQIVYMALGSVLRQEQPHSLLYTPTYATLGYGLPAAIGAAVAQTERPVVTVIGDGALMFCVNELVTAVEQRLDVTVVCIDNGGYAEIRQNELDRGMTPVGVDLVQPDWAALATAFGATGRRVAARVDIAPSIRAAIADGGVQLVHIPQHAL
- a CDS encoding Lrp/AsnC family transcriptional regulator encodes the protein MDFDAELIRALQEDGRASILSLAERVGQSRAVVAARLRSLLSDRTVRVVAAVDPVFLGQHVLAHVSIRTDGAVEVVAEHLRDMSETVLVSAVGGAHDIVTEVRVGSMSELHDLLARIRGSAGVLDINTIIYSTVIKGFFVSEYHGGVTLDGIDEALIEHLQSDGRMSFRALGEEVRLSPSAVATRVQRLIDAGVIKISAVEARGLAHRQLSMGVGMTLGDDDEAVIDELRRGRGVDFAARTLGRFDAVATLVEPSAGALYASLERLRALPGVTRIEAWLHLAVLKEDYARTLRPLRTD